CGACAATCTCAGCGTCGATCAGCGCCTCAAGATCACGTCGCTGACATTCCTCTTCACCGACCTCAAGGGTTCGACCGCGCTGTACGAGCGGGTCGGCGATCTTGCCGCCTTCGATCTGGTCCGGGCGCATTTCCGTGCGCTGCTGGAGATCATCTCCGCGGAGAAGGGCGCCGTCGTGAAGACGATCGGCGACGCCGTGATGGCGACGTTCATTCGGCCCGAGCATGCGATCGTCGCCGGCTTGCGGATGCGTGCCGCGATGGATGCACTCAACGCCGCGCGCGGGACCGAGGACCTCGTCGTCAAGATCGGTATTCACGAAGGTCCGTGCCTCGCCGTCATGCTCAACGAGCGACAGGATTATTTCGGACAGACCGTCAACATCGCAGCCAGGGTCCAGAACCTGTCGACATCGCAGGAGATCCACATTACGGCGCCGGTGATCGAAGCGCCGGCGGTTGCCGCGATTCTCGAGAAGGAAGCGATCAGGCCAATCCAGAAGGAAGCCGCGCTGCGCGGTATCGCCGACAAGATGGTGGTCTACGAGATACCCTGAGATTGCCTATCGGTAATGCTTCGCCGGAACCGGCATGGATTGCGTTGGTTGATTTTCCGACCCATATACTGGCCTTGGCCGCCGATGCGGCGAACAGGCTCACGCGATTTCGGTAGAGAGATTGATGCTGGACGGATTACGCCAATTCATTGCCGAGGTTGTTTCCTCCGCCGGGCACGAAGATCGGGTGTTTGACGATACCGGGTATCGTCTGGCGGCGACGGCGCTATTGATTCACGTCGTTTCGATCGACGGCGAGCCGTCCGAAACCGAAAAACGCAAGCTGCACAGTCTGATCGAAAAACGCTTCGGGCTTGATCCCGGCACGGCGGATCACCTGATCGTGGCCGCCACCCGTGTCGAGGGCGAGGCGGTCGATCTCTATCATTTCACCAGCGTCATCATGCGCTCGGTCAACGAGGAAGGCCGGCTCCGCATCGTCGAGATGATGTGGGAGCTGGTTTTTGCCGACGGCCAGGTCAGCGAGTTCGAGGATAACGTCATCTGGCGCGCGGCCGATCTCCTGGGAGTGTCCTCGCGCGACCGGATCGAGCTGAAGCAGCGTGTCGCCGGCAGGCTACCCACGGCGGTGGGCGGCCAGGATATTGCAGACGCGGCATCGTGACGCGCTGCCCCGGGGCCATTGGTTGGCGCGGTACTGGACATGGGTTGGGGCGGTACCGGACATGACGAAATTTTAATGTGCCGGACAATCGGCCTCGCCGAACGCAATAACCTACCGAAAGACAGCACTTCAATCCGCAGTGCCGCGCGT
The genomic region above belongs to Bradyrhizobium sediminis and contains:
- a CDS encoding TerB family tellurite resistance protein, with product MLDGLRQFIAEVVSSAGHEDRVFDDTGYRLAATALLIHVVSIDGEPSETEKRKLHSLIEKRFGLDPGTADHLIVAATRVEGEAVDLYHFTSVIMRSVNEEGRLRIVEMMWELVFADGQVSEFEDNVIWRAADLLGVSSRDRIELKQRVAGRLPTAVGGQDIADAAS